A genome region from Brassica oleracea var. oleracea cultivar TO1000 chromosome C2, BOL, whole genome shotgun sequence includes the following:
- the LOC106323963 gene encoding uncharacterized protein LOC106323963 gives MRSSVPRNTLVQITQPLPGVCVILKIVYNNVPLLTFTTVEIPSRGRSHLSKKLDRVPCNDEWLECFPESIAVFGKPGISDHNPCCTFLDQLKPPQKRPFRFFSHLNHHPDFHNLVGAVWNSLPILGSKKLCVSKKLKEMKAFIRTFNKEIFSEIEKRVQEAFDHLTDCQHASFSAPTSLIAAAEKSAHDKWYTLAKAEDKFLMQRTRVQWSVDGDDVNYFQNLLGGVNTLTTSSPPDIASIMQVKCSAEAVTSLAALFSDLDIEKAFLSLPKNKSPGPDGYPAEFFTGNWRVVGRDMIAAVKEFLSTGELLQQWNATLLILVPKKANANKITEFRPIACCNTVYKVASKLLANRLKDHLSMLISTSQSAFVPGRLLVENVLLATELVSGNNWKKITKRCMLKVDL, from the exons ATGAGATCATCAGTCCCTCGGAACACTCTCGTGCAGATCACACAACCTCTACCAGGGGTATGCGTGATTTTAAAGATTGTCTACAACAATGTTCCATTGCTGACCTTCACTACAGTGGAAATACCTTCACGTGGTCGAAGTCATCTTTCTAAGAAGCTGGATCGTGTTCCCTGCAATGATGAATGGTTGGAATGCTTCCCTGAGTCTATAGCTGTCTTTGGAAAACCTGGAATCTCAGACCACAACCCTTGCTGTACTTTCCTCGACCAGCTCAAGCCTCCTCAGAAACGGCCTTTCAGGTTCTTTTCTCACTTAAACCATCATCCGGATTTCCATAATCTCGTCGGAGCAGTCTGGAACTCCCTGCCCATCCTCGGCTCTAAGAAATTATGTGTGTCGAAAAAGCTGAAAGAAATGAAGGCTTTCATTCGAACCTTCAACAAGGAAATTTTTTCAGAGATAGAGAAGCGCGTTCAAGAAGCCTTTGACCATTTAACAGACTGCCAGCATGCCTCCTTCTCTGCTCCAACCTCCCTTATTGCTGCTGCCGAGAAATCAGCCCACGACAAATGGTACACCTTAGCCAAGGCTGAGGATAAATTCCTCATGCAAAGAACAAGAGTTCAATGGTCAGTTGATGGAGACGATG TCAATTACTTCCAGAACCTATTGGGAGGTGTCAACACGCTAACAACTTCGTCTCCTCCTGACATTGCGTCAATTATGCAAGTTAAATGCTCTGCTGAAGCGGTCACCTCTCTTGCAGCTCTGTTCTCTGACCTTGACATTGAGAAGGCTTTCTTATCCCTCCCTAAGAACAAGTCCCCGGGTCCTGACGGTTACCCAGCCGAATTCTTCACTGGAAATTGGAGGGTGGTTGGGCGTGATATGATAGCTGCTGTGAAGGAATTCTTGAGCACAGGTGAGTTGTTACAGCAATGGAATGCAACCCTCCTTATTCTGGTTCCTAAAAAGGCCAATGCAAACAAGATCACTGAGTTCAGACCCATCGCCTGCTGCAATACGGTGTACAAAGTGGCTTCGAAGTTGCTAGCCAACAGGCTGAAAGATCATCTCTCGATGCTAATTTCCACTTCTCAGTCAGCCTTTGTCCCCGGTCGCTTGCTGGTGGAAAATGTGCTCTTGGCTACGGAACTTGTCTCAGGGAACAACTGGAAAAAAATCACCAAGCGTTGCATGCTCAAGGTTGATCTCTAG